One Pecten maximus chromosome 16, xPecMax1.1, whole genome shotgun sequence DNA window includes the following coding sequences:
- the LOC117344655 gene encoding uncharacterized protein LOC117344655, whose protein sequence is MGFTERNRTELEEKGYTVVENVLTETECGEYIRAFRDWLTEFPEGEWPSSAHSLIQEYNIGHHEAAWSTRLKAKAVFSKLWKTDKLLTSVDAIAIGRPPEDGKELFAEEGLHWLHADQDAEKVGLHAYQGTVYLEAVAEDDWTFHVMERSHLYLNSLYDRNQKAALESSINKNHYIRDDDEEWLISKGCVTKRVAVPRGGMVLWDSRLIHANARPKEGRAHPDRWRFCVMVCMTPAAWATEEDLETKNEAYRDVAMTTHWPSQDVQIMSSLFPSKYSNNIGWLKQLPENAKTTEVKQMCGVVSYDFKDGEPNGPEWIPVWNKDSNQETMP, encoded by the coding sequence ATGGGGTTTACGGAACGAAATCGCACGGAGCTGGAGGAGAAAGGCTACACCGTGGTGGAAAACGTTCTCACCGAAACCGAATGTGGGGAATACATCCGGGCATTCAGGGATTGGCTCACCGAATTCCCGGAGGGCGAATGGCCGTCCTCCGCTCATTCTCTCATTCAGGAATATAACATTGGCCATCATGAGGCTGCGTGGAGTACCCGCCTCAAAGCTAAAGCCGTCTTTTCCAAATTGTGGAAGACGGACAAGCTTCTTACTAGTGTCGACGCCATTGCAATAGGCCGGCCGCCAGAGGACGGAAAAGAGCTATTCGCGGAGGAAGGTCTCCATTGGTTACACGCTGATCAGGATGCAGAGAAGGTTGGTCTGCATGCTTACCAAGGGACAGTGTACCTGGAGGCGGTGGCTGAGGACGACTGGACATTCCACGTGATGGAAAGGTCACATCTCTACCTCAATAGTCTCTATGACCGGAACCAGAAAGCAGCACTAGAGAGTTCAATTAATAAAAACCATTACATTCGGGATGATGACGAAGAATGGCTTATCTCTAAAGGTTGTGTCACAAAGCGTGTGGCGGTACCACGTGGGGGAATGGTTCTGTGGGACTCGAGACTTATACACGCAAATGCTCGTCCAAAAGAAGGGAGGGCACATCCAGATAGGTGGCGCTTTTGTGTGATGGTCTGTATGACTCCGGCAGCGTGGGCGACCGAAGAGGACCTGGAGACCAAGAATGAGGCTTACAGGGACGTAGCCATGACAACACATTGGCCTTCACAAGATGTTCAGATCAtgtcttctttatttccttcaaaatattcaaataatatcGGCTGGTTGAAACAACTCCCAGAAAATGCAAAAACAACGGAAGTGAAGCagatgtgtggtgtggtgtcgTATGATTTCAAAGACGGCGAACCAAACGGCCCCGAATGGATTCCCGTTTGGAATAAGGACAGTAACCAGGAAACAATGCCGTAA
- the LOC117314843 gene encoding uncharacterized protein LOC117314843 — translation MEGNFYGRQNSTSMGFTERNRTELEEKGYTVVENVLTETECGEYIRAFRDWLTEFPEGEWPSSAHSLIQEYNIGHHEAAWSTRLKAKAVFSKLWKTDKLLTSVDAIAIGRPPEDGKELFAEEGLHWLHADQDAEKVGLHAYQGTVYLEAVAEDDWTFHVMERSHLYLNSLYDRNQKAALESSINKNHYIRDDDEEWLISKGCVTKRVAVPRGGMVLWDSRLIHANARPKEGRAHPDRWRFCVMVCMTPAAWATEEDLETKKEAYRDVAMTTHWPSQDVQIMSSLFPSKYSNNIGWLKQLPENAKTTEVKQMCGVVSYDFKDGEPNGPEWIPVWNKDSNQETMP, via the exons ATGGAAGGAAACTTTTACGGACGACAG AACTCAACGAGTATGGGGTTTACGGAACGAAATCGCACGGAGCTGGAGGAGAAAGGCTACACCGTGGTGGAAAACGTTCTCACCGAAACCGAATGTGGGGAATACATCCGGGCATTCAGGGATTGGCTCACCGAATTCCCGGAGGGCGAATGGCCGTCCTCCGCTCATTCTCTCATTCAGGAATATAACATTGGCCATCATGAGGCTGCGTGGAGTACCCGCCTCAAAGCTAAAGCCGTCTTTTCCAAATTGTGGAAGACGGACAAGCTTCTTACTAGTGTCGACGCCATTGCAATAGGCCGGCCGCCAGAGGACGGAAAAGAGCTATTCGCGGAGGAAGGTCTCCATTGGTTACACGCTGATCAGGATGCAGAGAAGGTTGGTCTGCATGCTTACCAAGGGACAGTGTACCTGGAGGCGGTGGCTGAGGACGACTGGACATTCCACGTGATGGAAAGGTCACATCTCTACCTCAATAGTCTCTATGACCGGAACCAGAAAGCAGCACTAGAGAGTTCAATTAATAAAAACCATTACATTCGGGATGATGACGAAGAATGGCTTATCTCTAAAGGTTGTGTCACAAAGCGTGTGGCGGTACCACGTGGGGGAATGGTTCTGTGGGACTCGAGACTTATACACGCAAATGCTCGTCCAAAAGAAGGGAGGGCACATCCAGATAGGTGGCGCTTTTGTGTGATGGTCTGTATGACTCCGGCAGCGTGGGCGACCGAAGAGGACCTGGAGACCAAGAAGGAGGCTTACAGGGACGTAGCCATGACAACACATTGGCCTTCACAAGATGTTCAGATCAtgtcttctttatttccttcaaaatattcaaataatatcGGCTGGTTGAAACAACTCCCAGAAAATGCAAAAACAACGGAAGTGAAGCagatgtgtggtgtggtgtcgTATGATTTCAAAGACGGCGAACCAAACGGCCCCGAATGGATTCCCGTTTGGAATAAGGACAGTAACCAGGAAACAATGCCGTAA